In Armatimonadota bacterium, the genomic stretch CGCGATTTCCCCCTCCCAGCGGAAGCCCACCGGCACGGTCACCACCGGCGGCTCGTCCACATGCGTGCGTCTGTAAGCCTGGCCGACGGTCTGGTGCCCGCTATGCAGCACAATACGGGCGCCTGCCTCGGCCCGATTCGTGTTCTCGCCCACAAGCTCAATCTGGGCCTGGTTCACGGGCCCGCTCTCGGGGCGCCTCTCAGGCCAGAATCCCTGCCTGAACTTGCTCACGCCGGGCATGAGCCGGGTGTCCCACGGGATCACGGAGATGCTCTCGCGGAAATGGTCCGGGGTCATCAAGGTCGCCACCGGCGGCACACTGTCAGCTTCGCGCCAGCCGGCGTGAGGGTTGTCGCCTTCGAAACCCTCGCCGATGCCTGTGAAGTTGGGGAAGATCTTTGTGAGGTCATTGCGCGCCAGGCGGATGTCCAAGGCGACCAGCTCCGGCGCTTGCGGGCCGCTGATCTCTCCACTCACCGTGAAGTCCGATTGGTACGCGCCGATCATGTAGCGTTGCGAGCACTTGTACCCGTCGCCCAGGTCGGCCTCCACATCCACACTGGCCAGGACGGGCCCCCGGAGCCCGAGTGTGACGGTCGCCGGGGTCTTGAGGTCTCGCTGCCAGCGCTTCTCCTCCTGAGACACGTAGGCCACGGTGTCGATCGCCGGCTTCAGCGGGTCGTACTCACCCCAGGTCCCGTATCCTGCTCCACACGAGCCGATGCCGTAGTCCTTGCCGCTGGCATTGGAGACCAGCGAGGTGAGAGTGCCGCCGCGCTCGCCGCTCCATCCCAGGGACAGGCGCGAGTTGCGCACCCGGATTCCCGCATCATCTTGCTCCACCGACAGGTCGGTGGGCGGCTGTGGTGCGTCTCCCGCGCACAGGCTGAAGACCGTGGCGCTCTTTGCAGGGAGCATGGCGATCCAGTAGATAACATTGCCCCCTACAACCTGGGATGGAACCACATTCCCACCCTGTTCGCGAATGTACGCGGGCTTGCCGTCCAGCACCGCCGGGTCGAATGTGTACGAGACCAGATGGTTCTCCAGGTACTCGTCATGGGGGTTGGTGACGATGAGGGGCAGCACGGCGTCCGGAGCCTTGGCAAAGCCCTGCGGGTAGCTGAGCAGCCCCAGTGTGACGCCTTTCTCTTTCCGCATGCCGCCCACGGTATACTCGAGACCGGCGGCGGCAGGGGTGAATGCCACCTGGTCGCCGGGTTTCGGACAACGCGGCACACTCACCTGCGCTGACTCGCCCTGTGCGATGTTCCCCGCAGTCTCGCTGCCGCCGCCCATCACGAGGCGTACGTCGGTGGCCTGCGCGTCCTTTGCCCATGGGAAGGGCTTCGAGGTCACCGTTGCCACTGGCTTGCGAGTGTCAATGACCCGCGAGGTCACTTGAAGGTCGGGCAGACGCTGGACCAGGAGTTCCCTCCAGAAGTTGGATGTCTGCCCGTCCACATCCACTTTGAAAACGACCGTCTTCGTGCCCCAGTCCACGTCGTCGCGGGCCTTGATTGTCATCGGCACCGTTACCGTCTGGCCCGGGGTTACCGTGAACCGCGCCGGCTCGGCGGTGAGGCTTGGCAGGTGCGAGGCCAGGCTGACGGTGCCCGTGGCGGCATCGCCTGCGCGGTGCGTCACCTGCAGGTTCACAGTGAGTTCCTGCCCCGGCGCCAGGGCAAGTTCCGGCGTGGTCAGCCCCACTCGTCCGCGTGTCACCTGGAACACGCCGTAGTAATCCATTGCCGCACGAAGCAGAGCAAACTCCGGTCTGCCCGGCGCGGGGTGGATCTCCTGGACGGTTCCGGTCTGCCCGTCCAGGGACAGCGCCCGCACCTCCACAATCGGCCTGGGGCCTGTGTCCTCCAGCGAAATCTCAACCGTCTTCCGCTCAGGCGCCTTGCTGTTGTAGGCCAGGAGGATCTGGGTCTCGCCGGCTTGCAGGGAGGTCACCATCACGCCCTCAGGCGCATCCACGGCAAGCTCCCTTGAGCAGCCTGCCCAGCCACACAGCAGCGTGTCCAGATAGGCCTCGGGCGCGATCTGGTCGAACCGGCCGTTGACGAAAAAGACGTTTCCCGGTTGGGTGGCGAGCATCTCCCGGGCGATGCCATCGCTGTAGCGGCTGAGAATACGGTCTTCGGCGGTAGTCAGCGGCCGGTGAGGCATCCAAGAGCCCTCGATGGTCTTCCCCGACAATTCGCCCCATTGGTCAGCTTCCGAGAGCGTCACCGCAGCCTTCGGCAGCGAGAATCGAGCCTCCGTGCTGAATGGCAGATTGGATGTCGCAAGTTGCAGCCAATCCAGCGCGAGATTGCAGGACCGGTGCTCGGACGGGTATCTCAAAGGGTCAATCTCTGTGGGCACCACCGGCTCCTGGTAATCCAACATCAGCTCGCCGTAGACTGTGTCCCCCACCACCGCGGCGGGGATCAGCACCTCGTAGTCGTTGTTGCCCGCGCGCACGGGGAATGTCCCCGCGAGGCGCCCTTCCACCAGCACCCGCACCTCATGGCCGCGGATTGCCGAACCCTTGAGCCGCAGCACGTGGTCTCTGTGGGGACTGAAGGGCAACAGCAGCAAGGTCCGGGTGCCCACCGCCGGTGTCCAGCGCACGGTCATGTCGCGGTCCGTAGCGCCGAACTTGTCCGGTGGCAGTTTGCCCCAGTTCTCGCGCCCGCTGAAGCCGTCCAGGAGGAACTTTTCGTCGCCCTCTACGCCGATGTCCACATAGGCGTTCATATCCGGGCCGGGCTGGGCCGCAACGGCCGCCTGTGCTGCGGCTGTCTCCAGACCGAACAGTTCATCCGCGCCGGGGAAGTCATCCACGAGCAGGCGCCGATTGGTGTCCGCCGCTGCCCACTGGGAGATGAGCTCACTGATGCTTTCGTCCGCGGCATTGTAGCCGAATCCGACACCACCCGAGGGGGCAACCAGCACGTCGAACTTCGCGAGCTCTTCGGTGGTGACGAAATCGTCGGGGATCAGGTCGAAGCGCACGTTGTTGCGGCGCAGGGCCTGGATGCACGCGTAGATGTCCTCGGGATGCCGGCCACCCGCGAGCCAGTGCCAGTCGTTGAGCAGCACCGCGACTTTGGCGTCCCTGTTCCAATTGCGGATGCTGTCGAAACACTCCTTCATGATGGTGCTGTACAGCAGGTTTTTCTCGCAGTAGACCTTGCCGTACTCCACGCAAGGTTCCAGGTTCGAGCCTTCCCACCACTCGTTCCATGACAGGTGCAGCAAGGCTTCCGAGTAATGCGCCAGCGCCTGCACCCAGAAGCGGTCGAAGGCGTTGAAGTCCGGTGGGTAGCAGATCCCGGGAATGCGAATCTCCCAGTCGTGGTAGAAGTTCTTGAAAGTGTCGAAGAACACGGTGTCGTAGCGCTTGGCCACGGCGGCCTGGATGAAGCGCTCTACGTCCTGATCATGGGGAACCCCGAATATCCCGCCGTACGAGTGGGGCCCGCAGAAAACCCTGGCCTGGTCGGAATAACCGAAGCCCATGTAGGGCTGGTAGGCGATGTCCCACGAGAACAGGCAGCCCGGGAGATTGAGCCGGGTTCGCGCGACGGCATTGGCCCGCTGCATCTCGGCTTCCCACTGCTGGTAGATGTACTTGATGCTTTCCGCTCTCTGATGTCCACGCGCGGCGGTGTCGAGGGTGACGTCCCCAAATGTGGCGAATTCGGTGCCCCAGCGGTCATTGAGCGCCTCGACGTCGCCGTACTTGCGCTTCAGGTGGTCCTGGAAGCCCTCGGTGGTTGCGGTCACTTTCGGCGCGCCATTGCGGCCGTAGATCAGGGCTATGGGCTTGTCATTTACCCGCGGATAGGCAGGGCTGTCCCCCAACAGGCGCAGGTAGAACTCAGTATCGCGGTTCGGGTCGAGGTTCTTGGCGAACTGCTCCATATCGAAGTCCGTGCCGTCCTGGTACACGGACATCCAGGTATCATACCCGCGCTCGCGGAGGGTTTCGGCGGCTCGCATGACCGTGAGCTCCCGCGCCTGGTTGTCCAGACCAACCCATCCTGGGCCCCAGTAGTCCATGAAGTGGTGGGTGACACCCCACTCGGAGGCCTCGTGCAGGCTTGCGAGGTTGTCCTCATAGGCGCGCGAGTCGTAATAGCCGCGCAGCGGAGTGTTGTAAACGCCGCCCATCCAGCCGCCCAGTTCGGTCTGGTAGTCCCACGTGTACCAGTAGAAGAATGTGACCGAAATCCAGGGGCGATCCAGGGCCACAGCAGGGGCCGCGAGGATGACCAGAAGAAGCGCGACCGCAAGGGCGCGACTCATAGGGGACGCCTCCTCAGATGGGGAACAGGGCGCGTGTCTGTGCCCCGTCAAGAATAGCTGACGAACGCGGTGCACCCGGAATCAGGGACGGCCGCAGGCCCCTCTGATCACAAGCTCACCGCGCCGCCACCATTGCCGGGCAGCTCCACGATCTCGAACCAGTACCTGCCGATGGCCTTCATCACGTCCACAAGCGAGGCGAAGGTCACCGGCTTTGTCACGTATGAGTTCACCCCGAGATCGTAGGTCCGCAACACGTCCTCTTCGGCCTTGGACGAGGTCAGCACCACCACGGGAATCCTGCGCAGCGCCGGATCGGCCTTGATATCGGCCAGGGCTTCGCGCCCATCCTTGCGCGGCATGTTCAGGTCCAGCAGAATCAGTCCTGGCCGCGGAGAATTGGCGATGTCGGCGTATTCGCCCTGACGGCGCAAATACCGCAGGAGTTCCTCGCCATCATGGACGAAATGCAGCTCATTCGCCAAGCGGCTCTCCTCCAGCGCGTCGCGAACCAGCAGGCAATCCTCCTGGTCGTCGTCGGCCATCAGAATCACGATAGGCTTGCCGTTGTGTTCCATCGCGCAGACTCCTCCCTGTTACCTGACTGCCGGACGGGCAGGGTGACGGTGAACGTTGAGCCCTTGCCCGGTTCGCTCTGCACCGTGATTTTCCCTGAGTGCCGGTCCACGATCTTGCGGCAGACTGCCAGACCAATACCGGTCCCAGAGTACTCGCCACGACCGTGAAGCCGCTGGAAAACTGCGAAGATACGTTCCGCGTACTTCTGCTCGAACCCGATGCCATTATCGGCAATTTGGATTTCGTAGCAAGGGCCGTTCGCGCAACCCTCTTCCACGAATCGCCCGGAGATTCTAACCACGGGGGGCTCATCTTCGCGGCGGAACTTCACCGCGTTGCCGATGAGATTCTGCAACAGTTGCTGCATTTGCACAGGATCCGCATCGATGGTGGCCAGGTCTTCCGACTCAACCCGGGCCCCGGCTTCCGCGATACTGATCTCCAGGTCCGAGAGTACCTCGGCGAGAATGCGCGAAAGGTCCACCGGCTCGAAGGGCTGCGCCCGGGTGGTGACGCGCGAATAGGTGAGCAGGTCGTTGATGAGTCCCTGCATCCTGCTCGCCGCATTGCGCATCCGGGTCAGGTACTCGCGACTCTCAGCGTTGAGTCCGTCGCCGGCTGTCGCCTCCAGTCGGTCCCCGAAGGCCTGGATCTTGCGCAAGGGCTCCTGCAGGTCGTGCGAAGCAACGTAGGCGAACTGCTGCAATTCCTCGTTTGATCGTCGAAGCTCGGCGGTGCGCTCCTGCACTTTCTGCTCTAGGCTCTCGTTGAGCGCCTTGAGTTCCTCAATTCGCTTGCGCCTCTGGATCAGTTGCCACATGCCCTGCATCAGGAGCTGCAATTGCATCACGTCCGACTCATCGTAAGGGGCTTCCTTATTGCCGACGCCCGCCACGATCACAATGTGGTCGCCCTCGAAAATCGGGACGTTCATGTGTCGCGTGAGCGCCACATGCCCGTCGGGGTACCCCTTCTTGAGGGGATTGGGCGCCGCATAGTCGTTGGTGATCACAGGCTTGCGCTGGCGTACGGCCTCGCCCCACAGGCCGGTGGATTCCACCGGGTAATGAATGGGCTTGTCATTCATCGCGCACTGTTGCATCGCGGTTCTTGACCACGCATGCATGGTGAGCACGCTTTCATCGTCATTTGTGAATGCGAGGTAGCCGATTTCGCTGTTCGTGAGGCGCACTGCCTCCTCCAGCGCGAAATTGGAAAGCTCAGAAAGCGTTGCGTCCGTCATGTCGGACAGATCATGGAGGGCCTGGAGCCTGCTCTCGTTCAGCCGCAGTGCTTCCTCCGCCGCCCGGCTTTCCGTAATGTCAACGCCGGCGCTGACCACGAACTCCACGTTGCCACGCTTGTCCGTACAGCAGGTGTTGGACCACGAGATCAACCTTCTGCCGCCGTCTCTGGTCAGCCAGTAGTTCACATATTGATTCGGGAAATCTCCCGCCACCAGACTGCTGAAGACCCTCTGCACCGCTTCCCGCTCCTCCGGAGCCAGCAATATCTCCCAGAGCGGCTTGCCGCGCATTTCCTCGAAAGTGTAGCCCGTTGTCTGGGCGCAGGCGCGGTTGAACTGGATGATCCGGCCCTCGCGGTCGAGAACGACGATCAGGCTGGCAGCGGTGTCAAGCACCGCGGACACAAAATCGCGCTGCTGACGCAGTTCCACGAACAGGCGGTGGAAGAGGATGAGACTGGTGGCCAGCAGCAGGGAGATCAGCAGCGCGACCAGTTCCATGCCGAGATTGAGTTCCGGTGACCGGGCATTCGTCGCCTCGGCGTAGAGGGAGATCCCCCTTCGCAGCGCCATGAGGGCGAATGTGCAAGCCACTGCGATCCAGGGACCGCGGCGGTCCGTCACGGTGATCATGCGGATGGCAAGCACGGCGCACGCGATCTGTAGAGCCATAGACAGACCGGTGACGATGATCACGTCGGTACCACCTCCAGCCAGCAGCGTCTTGCCTGTCCTGGTCTCGTCTACCCGGAATGGGTACTTCGCCGAATGAGTAGACGAGTCCTGTTCCCAATCAAATGCATGGCGGCAAAGGCCCCGCGGAGGTGTCCGGCGAAGAGATGCTCAGCTTGCCCTGCCAGGAGGCCCTTGACCATGCCCGACAGGCCCAATGTGCTGCTCATCACCGCCGATCACATGCGCTGGGATGCTCTCGGCTGCAACGGGAACCCCTTCGTCCAAACGCCGAATCTGGATGCCCTTGCTGCGAGGGGCGTGACCTTCGACGGCTCATTCAGCTGCAACCCCATCTGTGTGCCCGGGCGGGCGACGATAACCACCGGCAACTACTCCCACGTCTGCACCGGCATCAAGAACAACTCCGGTCGCATTCGGTCAGGGCAGCCAACAATCGCGGCCCATTTCCGAGATGCCGGCTACCACACGCTTGCCGTGGGAAAGCTGCACTATGTCCCCTACGCGCCGCCGGGACAGCCCCGCCTGCTCCACGGATTCGAACATGCGGAGTTGTGCGAAGAGGGTCGGATTCTGCACCAGTTCTCTCCCGGCGCAGACGCCCGCGGCCTCGAGGATTACCACGATTGGCTGCATGATATGGGCTGGGGCGGGTACGAGCGCGCCCATGGCACCGGGAACAATGACGTCCATCCCGCGCCGTCACCCCTGCCCGCGGAGCTTCATGAGGAGTCCTGGGTTGCGACGCGGACCATCGCCAACCTCGAGGATCATCTGTCTTCGCGGCCCGGCCGGCCCTTCTTCGCCTGGGCATCCTTCACCAAGCCCCACCCGCCGTATGATCCACCCCGACCTTTTGACGCCCTTTACGACCCGCGGGACATCCCGCCGCCCGTGGGTTCTGTGGACCTGCTTGCGGACCGCGACCCGTGGCTGCGATACAACCCGGTGGCCTATGGCTGGGATAAGCTTTCGCCACAGGCGGTGCAGGTGGCCCGGGCCCACTACTTCGGGATGGTCACATTCCAGGACCAGATGATCGGCCGCATCCTGTCCTTCCTGTCCGACGCGGGCTTGACTGACAACACCCTCGTCGTCTACACCGCGGACCACGGCGATCTGCTGGGCGATTTCGGCTGCTTCTTCAAGTGCAACATGTTCGACGGCTCGGTGCGTATCCCGGCAATCTATGCGGGCCCGGGGGTCGCCCCTCACGCGACGTCGGGCACCCAACTCGTGGGCCAGCACGATATCCTGCCCACACTTGCGGAACTGACCGGCACCAGCCTGCGCGCGCCGGTTATGGGGTCCAGCCTCGCTCCTGCGCTGCGAGACCCGTCGGCCCAGTCGCGCGAGCTCGTCTTCTCGCAGTCTCTCGACTCACCCCGCCAGTGTTACATGGTGCGCTCTCACAGCTTCAAGTACGTCTACCACGAACTGGGCGGGATTGAGGAGTTGTATGATTGCAAAGATGATCCGCACGAACTGCGGAACCTGGCGACGGACCGGCCGGAACTCGCCGCCGAATACCGCGCGGCCCTCGTGGACTGGTGCCGGGAGACCGGGGATGCGGCGATGCTGGACGAGGCCGGCGACCTGCGGGTCTCCGACGAACAACTCGACCGGCGCGACGCCTTCAACCCGGGCAATATGGGCTGGCGGTGGTATTGAGGGCCGCGCCTGTGGTGGTCGCCGCGCACGGTGGGACGGGCACGCAGTCTTCAGATGACAGCGTAGCGCGATGCTAGTCCCCTGGTTCGTCCCTCTCTTGCCCCTTCGCGCGGTTCGGGGTAATCTTGGCGCAAATGCAATACCCGATTACGACCGCTATCACGCCAGAAAGGCAGGCGTCCGATTTGTCCGACATCACCGCCCTCGAATCCCGCCTCGACGACTTCGACCCGCAGGTCCGCCGGGAAGCTCTCGAAGAGCTTGCCGCCGCGCGTGTACCGACCGCTCCCGCCACGGACAATCTCAACATGCACTGCCATTCATTCTTCTCGTACAACGCCGACGGCTGGTCGCCCTCTCACATCTCCTGGGCAGCCCACTTGGCCGGCCTTTACGCCGCCGGCTTGTGCGATTTCGATGTGCTGGACGGCCTCGAGGAGTTCCTGGCCGCCGGGCAGCTTCTTGGCCTGCGCTCCACGGTGAACCTCGAGACCCGAGTGTACTTTCGGGAGTATGCGGACGTGGATATCACCTCACCAGGCGAGCCCGGGGTCACATACATCATGGGCGCGGGATTCGTCACTCTGCCCCCGCCCGGGACATCGCAGCACGCCGGCCTGTGTGCTTACCGCGACGCTGCCTGCGCTCGAAACGTGGACCTGGTGAACCGTATCAACCCCCACGTGCCGGATATAGCCATTGACTACGAACTCGACGTTCTGCCCCTCACGCCGATGAACGCCGCTACTGAGCGCCATATTATCCGGGCGTATGTGAATAAGGCGGCCGAAGTCAACGGCAGCCCGGAGCGGACCGCTCAATTCTGGTCGGAGATACTGGGCAAGCCCGCGGCGGATCTCGAGCCGATTCTGGATTCCCCCGACTTCGAGGAGCTGGTGCGGTCAAAGCTGGCCAAGCGCGGCGGGCTCGGATACGTACAGCCCTCCGAGGACACTTTCCCGCCGGTGGACGACTTCATCCAGTGGGTCTTGTCCTGCGATGCGATCCCCATGATCACCTGGCTGGACGGCACCAGCGGGGGAGAAGAGGATGGCCGGGCCATGCTGGAGTGCATGGTGGCCAAGGGCGCGGCCGCGCTGAACATCATCCCGGACCGCAACTGGAACATCAAGGACCCCGAAGCGCGGGAGAGGAAGATCGGCAAGCTGCGGGAGATCGTGGCTATCGCCGATGACATGAACCTGCCGATAAACATCGGCACGGAGATGAACAAAGCCGGCCTGCCCTTCGTGGACGATCTCGGCGGGCCGGTCCTGATAGACTTGCGCGAGAGTTTCATGCGGGGCGCGCGGATTATGGTCGGCCACACAGTGATGGCACGGTTCGTGGGGATGAGCTATGTGGCGTGCGACATGGACCTGCCGCGCAAGAACGCTTTCTTCGAGTCCGTGGGGGCACTGCCGGCCGTGAACGACACGATCGCGGAGGCCCTCACGAAACTCGGGCCGGACATGGCGATGCAGCGTATCTCCGAGAGCGCCGCCGCGGGTGTATGGAGGGTGTAGGGGGCTGCGCGGTCAGCCCAAGCTCACCCCGCAATCCGCCGCGACCCTGCGGATGTACCTGGCCGCCGGCGCGAACTGCTCGGGCCTCATGTGTTCCATCATCAGGGGCGTGTCCGGGTCCAGTCTCGCCAGTTCCGTCAGGTACACGCGGTAGTCCAGCGTGCCTTGTCCCGGCGGGACCTCGTCGATGTGCACCATGAACCGGTCGCTCATAGTGATGTCCTTGGCATGGCAGCTTCGGATGTATGGCCCCAGCTTCTCGAAGCACTCCCGGATCAGGTCGCCATTGCGGAAATACCGCGCCGGGCAGTTCACCAGATTCGTCGGGTCCAGGTGCACCGCGCAAGCTGGACGGTCTATCGCCTGGATTAGCCGCAGGTAGCTATCTGCGGAATCCGGCAGCATCCACGGCATGGTCTCCAGCGTGTAGAAGGTCCGCGTGGGCTGCACTGCGTCGATGATCGCGCGGGTGGTTTCGACAATGGCGTCGAAGGTCTCGGGCAGGAGGTCTTCGGCGCAAGGGCCGTCCCACTTGTCACCGCGCGAGCCGACGATGTTCACGCAGCATCGCGCGCCGATCCTGTCCGCGACGGCCAATTGGTTCACACATCGCTCGAAGGCCTCTCTGCGGGTCTTCTCATCACGGCTCAGTGGGTTGGACCAGGCGCCGACCTCGGCGATAACGAGGTTCGCGCGCCTTGCTGCGGCCACGTAATCATCCATCAGGTACTCGACGGGGTCCGGCCAGTAGGCCGCCGTGTAACCTGCCTGTCTGTGTGCCTCGGCCCAACTGTCCGGGTCGTTTGTGCCGAAAACGGGGCCACCGAATCTCACGGGGGCCTCCTGTCTCTGCGCCGCGGGTGCCGGAAGGTCCCGGTCCCTACGCGGCGAATACATGTGTCTCCGGAATCCTTCCTCGGAGGTCCCCCATGGCCCTTCCGTCTACCCTTCGCCGCGCCCAGCTGATTCTGCTCACGATCTCGCTCTGCCTGTGCGTCTTGGCTGACGAATGGCCCGGCTGGCGGGGCCCGCTGGGGAACGGCGAATGGAATGAGGACGGCATCACCGATACACTTCCTCAGGGTTCGATCCCCCTGCGTTGGACTGCGCCCATTGCAGGCGGATACAGCGGACCGACGGTGGCGAATGGACGCGTGTATATCACCGACCGGGTGACCCGGCCTCGCGAGCAGGAGCGGGTGCACTGTTTCGCGTGGGATTCCGGCACTCTGCTGTGGACCTGCGCCTATGATTGCGACTACAAGAAGATATCGTACACCACCGGGCCCCGGGCGAACGTGGCCGTGAGCGACGGTCGGATCTATCAATTGGGCTCCATGGGTCACCTGCTCTGCCTTGACGCCAACAGCGGCGACGTCATCTGGCGGAAGACTCCGGGGGAAGACTACGCCGTGCGCCTGCCCAC encodes the following:
- a CDS encoding carbohydrate binding domain-containing protein, encoding MSRALAVALLLVILAAPAVALDRPWISVTFFYWYTWDYQTELGGWMGGVYNTPLRGYYDSRAYEDNLASLHEASEWGVTHHFMDYWGPGWVGLDNQARELTVMRAAETLRERGYDTWMSVYQDGTDFDMEQFAKNLDPNRDTEFYLRLLGDSPAYPRVNDKPIALIYGRNGAPKVTATTEGFQDHLKRKYGDVEALNDRWGTEFATFGDVTLDTAARGHQRAESIKYIYQQWEAEMQRANAVARTRLNLPGCLFSWDIAYQPYMGFGYSDQARVFCGPHSYGGIFGVPHDQDVERFIQAAVAKRYDTVFFDTFKNFYHDWEIRIPGICYPPDFNAFDRFWVQALAHYSEALLHLSWNEWWEGSNLEPCVEYGKVYCEKNLLYSTIMKECFDSIRNWNRDAKVAVLLNDWHWLAGGRHPEDIYACIQALRRNNVRFDLIPDDFVTTEELAKFDVLVAPSGGVGFGYNAADESISELISQWAAADTNRRLLVDDFPGADELFGLETAAAQAAVAAQPGPDMNAYVDIGVEGDEKFLLDGFSGRENWGKLPPDKFGATDRDMTVRWTPAVGTRTLLLLPFSPHRDHVLRLKGSAIRGHEVRVLVEGRLAGTFPVRAGNNDYEVLIPAAVVGDTVYGELMLDYQEPVVPTEIDPLRYPSEHRSCNLALDWLQLATSNLPFSTEARFSLPKAAVTLSEADQWGELSGKTIEGSWMPHRPLTTAEDRILSRYSDGIAREMLATQPGNVFFVNGRFDQIAPEAYLDTLLCGWAGCSRELAVDAPEGVMVTSLQAGETQILLAYNSKAPERKTVEISLEDTGPRPIVEVRALSLDGQTGTVQEIHPAPGRPEFALLRAAMDYYGVFQVTRGRVGLTTPELALAPGQELTVNLQVTHRAGDAATGTVSLASHLPSLTAEPARFTVTPGQTVTVPMTIKARDDVDWGTKTVVFKVDVDGQTSNFWRELLVQRLPDLQVTSRVIDTRKPVATVTSKPFPWAKDAQATDVRLVMGGGSETAGNIAQGESAQVSVPRCPKPGDQVAFTPAAAGLEYTVGGMRKEKGVTLGLLSYPQGFAKAPDAVLPLIVTNPHDEYLENHLVSYTFDPAVLDGKPAYIREQGGNVVPSQVVGGNVIYWIAMLPAKSATVFSLCAGDAPQPPTDLSVEQDDAGIRVRNSRLSLGWSGERGGTLTSLVSNASGKDYGIGSCGAGYGTWGEYDPLKPAIDTVAYVSQEEKRWQRDLKTPATVTLGLRGPVLASVDVEADLGDGYKCSQRYMIGAYQSDFTVSGEISGPQAPELVALDIRLARNDLTKIFPNFTGIGEGFEGDNPHAGWREADSVPPVATLMTPDHFRESISVIPWDTRLMPGVSKFRQGFWPERRPESGPVNQAQIELVGENTNRAEAGARIVLHSGHQTVGQAYRRTHVDEPPVVTVPVGFRWEGEIARPAGDPKGQWWNPYWHFATPVTVGPLAGGEVDPVVRFRPDFSRYLVGCGQLDPASPRAVVHGERGMIALPTAFDEDSGEVVVTLTDSAWGSPAPATRDFRLYFDVIEMGGKCPGPVGSNPVATRVLNGSFEDGAKHWIFSGPRLHIDGAHTGKRGIELRWRNGMGPAVASNASMRLQPNSRYRVSFWAKSESARAQVRTNIYADGKYDFPQYAIPVNTGGQWRQFSTILTTGAFPPNINPALRLWVLGDEQVVYVDDVELVPLDEAPQGPPVQMGTLLRR
- a CDS encoding response regulator, with the translated sequence MADDDQEDCLLVRDALEESRLANELHFVHDGEELLRYLRRQGEYADIANSPRPGLILLDLNMPRKDGREALADIKADPALRRIPVVVLTSSKAEEDVLRTYDLGVNSYVTKPVTFASLVDVMKAIGRYWFEIVELPGNGGGAVSL
- a CDS encoding GAF domain-containing protein is translated as MIIVTGLSMALQIACAVLAIRMITVTDRRGPWIAVACTFALMALRRGISLYAEATNARSPELNLGMELVALLISLLLATSLILFHRLFVELRQQRDFVSAVLDTAASLIVVLDREGRIIQFNRACAQTTGYTFEEMRGKPLWEILLAPEEREAVQRVFSSLVAGDFPNQYVNYWLTRDGGRRLISWSNTCCTDKRGNVEFVVSAGVDITESRAAEEALRLNESRLQALHDLSDMTDATLSELSNFALEEAVRLTNSEIGYLAFTNDDESVLTMHAWSRTAMQQCAMNDKPIHYPVESTGLWGEAVRQRKPVITNDYAAPNPLKKGYPDGHVALTRHMNVPIFEGDHIVIVAGVGNKEAPYDESDVMQLQLLMQGMWQLIQRRKRIEELKALNESLEQKVQERTAELRRSNEELQQFAYVASHDLQEPLRKIQAFGDRLEATAGDGLNAESREYLTRMRNAASRMQGLINDLLTYSRVTTRAQPFEPVDLSRILAEVLSDLEISIAEAGARVESEDLATIDADPVQMQQLLQNLIGNAVKFRREDEPPVVRISGRFVEEGCANGPCYEIQIADNGIGFEQKYAERIFAVFQRLHGRGEYSGTGIGLAVCRKIVDRHSGKITVQSEPGKGSTFTVTLPVRQSGNREESARWNTTASLS
- a CDS encoding sulfatase-like hydrolase/transferase, with amino-acid sequence MPDRPNVLLITADHMRWDALGCNGNPFVQTPNLDALAARGVTFDGSFSCNPICVPGRATITTGNYSHVCTGIKNNSGRIRSGQPTIAAHFRDAGYHTLAVGKLHYVPYAPPGQPRLLHGFEHAELCEEGRILHQFSPGADARGLEDYHDWLHDMGWGGYERAHGTGNNDVHPAPSPLPAELHEESWVATRTIANLEDHLSSRPGRPFFAWASFTKPHPPYDPPRPFDALYDPRDIPPPVGSVDLLADRDPWLRYNPVAYGWDKLSPQAVQVARAHYFGMVTFQDQMIGRILSFLSDAGLTDNTLVVYTADHGDLLGDFGCFFKCNMFDGSVRIPAIYAGPGVAPHATSGTQLVGQHDILPTLAELTGTSLRAPVMGSSLAPALRDPSAQSRELVFSQSLDSPRQCYMVRSHSFKYVYHELGGIEELYDCKDDPHELRNLATDRPELAAEYRAALVDWCRETGDAAMLDEAGDLRVSDEQLDRRDAFNPGNMGWRWY
- a CDS encoding sugar phosphate isomerase/epimerase, whose translation is MRFGGPVFGTNDPDSWAEAHRQAGYTAAYWPDPVEYLMDDYVAAARRANLVIAEVGAWSNPLSRDEKTRREAFERCVNQLAVADRIGARCCVNIVGSRGDKWDGPCAEDLLPETFDAIVETTRAIIDAVQPTRTFYTLETMPWMLPDSADSYLRLIQAIDRPACAVHLDPTNLVNCPARYFRNGDLIRECFEKLGPYIRSCHAKDITMSDRFMVHIDEVPPGQGTLDYRVYLTELARLDPDTPLMMEHMRPEQFAPAARYIRRVAADCGVSLG